Proteins encoded in a region of the Acidobacteriota bacterium genome:
- a CDS encoding DUF3037 domain-containing protein, with protein MNKIPYTYCLIKYMHDPKVGEMLNIGVLLSSPAASFIGIRMNRHYERLSKTFAGFDGERYRGITDGIESAVQRLQPRTDVSELFQVSDKIATVEDVINIISPDRGLSIQFGPILAGLTRVRN; from the coding sequence ATGAATAAGATCCCGTACACATATTGCCTAATAAAATACATGCATGACCCAAAGGTCGGCGAAATGCTTAACATCGGAGTCCTCTTGTCATCCCCGGCGGCATCGTTCATCGGCATACGCATGAATCGACACTACGAAAGACTTTCAAAGACATTCGCGGGCTTTGACGGCGAACGTTATCGCGGAATAACAGACGGAATCGAGAGTGCGGTCCAAAGACTGCAACCGAGAACTGATGTTTCCGAGCTATTTCAGGTGAGCGATAAGATCGCAACGGTCGAGGACGTTATCAATATTATTTCCCCTGACCGCGGTCTCAGTATTCAATTTGGGCCAATACTAGCAGGTCTGACAAGAGTCCGGAATTAG